The Oncorhynchus mykiss isolate Arlee unplaced genomic scaffold, USDA_OmykA_1.1 un_scaffold_130, whole genome shotgun sequence genome includes a window with the following:
- the LOC110510522 gene encoding synaptogyrin-3, which produces MDGVGSFGAGLAGAAFDPVSFIKQPTTILRVLSWVFSLVVFASIVNEGYVNLGSERLHCVFNKNADACNYGVFCGLVGLLLCSFFFLLDVKFQQISSIKDRKKAVMLEVGVSGFWTFLWFVSFCFLANQWSRTAPEDLPLNQGADAARASIAFSFFSILTWAGLTVRAVQKYLLGTDMTLFTTDHLDGVAPVTPYPPTTTGGTIEPSDNYQSPPFTEGLEAPAPTYQVPIY; this is translated from the exons atggacgGAGTGGGATCGTTCGGAGCGGGCCTGGCGGGTGCTGCCTTCGACCCGGTTTCCTTCATCAAGCAGCCGACCACCATCCTCAGGGTCTTGTCCTGG gTATTCTCCCTGGTGGTGTTTGCCTCTATAGTGAACGAGGGGTATGTGAACCTGGGTAGTGAACGTCTCCACTGTGTGTTCAATAAGAACGCTGATGCGTGTAACTACGGAGTGTTCTGTGGTCTGGTGGGCTTGTTGCTGTGCTCCTTCTTCTTCCTGTTGGATGTGAAGTTTCAACAGATCAGCTCTATTAAGGACAGGAAGAAGGCTGTGATGCTGGAGGTCGGGGTTTCAG GTTTCTGGACGTTCCTGTGGTTTGTGAGTTTCTGTTtcctggccaatcagtggtctAGGACCGCCCCTGAGGACCTGCCACTCAACCAGGGGGCTGACGCAGCCAGGGCCTCTATCGCCTTCTCATTCTTCTCCATCCTCacctgg GCTGGTCTGACTGTGCGTGCAGTCCAGAAATATCTCCTGGGAACAGACATGACCCTCTTCACCACCGACCATCTGGACGGAGTCGCCCCGGTAACACcatacccccccaccaccaccggGGGCACCATCGAGCCCAGCGACAACTACCAGAGCCCCCCGTTCACAGAGGGGCTGGAAGCCCCTGCCCCCACATACCAGGTCCCCATATACtag